One window of Flavobacterium dauae genomic DNA carries:
- a CDS encoding phosphatase PAP2 family protein, translating into MNIKKITFLFILFIADKSIAQIDSLRIKIDSVQQITEDVVVDNLNRPVKNKDIVRIADAFAYTLTSPIRWGKEDWLTAGGAIGGTMLLSLADKPVYDLMNNNRSRFFDNLGEFGYHNGKPYAAVVVAGGFYATGWIINDEWTKETAAILTSAYLTSGVLQSSLKKIVGRARPNEGLGNYEFHPFKNDPGFSSFPSGHSQIAFVTAMVLAERVDQTWLKAVFYTGAAVTIGSRMYANAHWITDVTFGSLLGYFCTKTVIKRFEQNKYGKTFSGFTNKNKIKWQIIPSYNGIGVIGTF; encoded by the coding sequence ATGAATATTAAAAAAATAACCTTTTTATTTATCTTGTTTATTGCTGATAAATCAATAGCTCAAATAGATTCATTGCGTATTAAAATAGATTCTGTTCAACAAATTACTGAAGATGTTGTGGTTGATAATCTAAATCGACCTGTTAAAAACAAGGATATTGTGCGTATTGCAGATGCGTTTGCTTATACGCTAACATCACCGATTAGATGGGGAAAAGAAGATTGGTTAACGGCAGGTGGGGCAATTGGCGGAACAATGCTTTTATCTTTAGCAGACAAACCGGTATATGATTTGATGAATAACAATCGTTCTCGATTTTTTGATAATTTGGGAGAATTTGGTTATCACAATGGTAAACCTTATGCTGCTGTGGTGGTTGCAGGTGGTTTTTATGCCACAGGCTGGATTATTAACGATGAGTGGACAAAAGAAACGGCTGCAATTTTAACATCGGCTTATTTAACATCGGGTGTTTTGCAAAGCTCCTTAAAAAAAATTGTGGGTAGGGCAAGACCAAATGAAGGTTTAGGTAATTATGAGTTTCATCCGTTTAAAAATGATCCGGGATTTAGTTCTTTTCCTTCGGGACACTCACAAATTGCCTTTGTAACGGCAATGGTTCTGGCAGAACGTGTAGATCAAACGTGGTTAAAAGCAGTGTTTTATACAGGTGCCGCAGTTACTATTGGAAGTAGGATGTACGCCAATGCCCACTGGATTACCGATGTTACTTTTGGAAGTTTATTAGGATATTTTTGTACCAAAACGGTAATTAAACGTTTTGAACAAAATAAGTATGGTAAAACTTTTTCGGGCTTTACCAATAAAAATAAAATTAAATGGCAAATCATTCCGTCTTATAATGGAATAGGGGTAATTGGTACGTTTTGA
- a CDS encoding peptidylprolyl isomerase has product MAVLQKIREKSGLLIGVIGFCLLAFIAGDLLSGGINFNSRNVGEVNGTAISAVDYTNKINNLEQSGQGKGAQLYNQVWTNEVRTILFNDQLEKAGLRLGKDQLINVIKTHPSFSQNPQFLNDAGQFDINKFNTFLAQMKASGSQQWNAWLAYEDQLGNFAKEQMYMNMIKGAIVTTTAEAKMAYKNEATKVSFDYVTVPFNTVNDEQVKVTNEDITAYIKKHAKQFKTTPSRKVEYVFVANKPSKEDEAQAKQLVEDLLKPSVIFNQTTNKNDTISGFTKATDVKEFVNLNSDVPFDSTYYAKEQLPAEHAEKLFNAPIGSIYGPYVFNDYYAVSKVIAKKNTTETVDASHILIAYKGAMKADATVSLTKAEAKAKAEALLKQAQGGANFAALATENTNDSGSKGTGGKYPNIRKGQMVPTFDQYIFNNPVGKLGLVESDFGFHVLKVDKINEKEGVQLATIAKKIEPSTKTQDQIYSQANKFLENVENGKDFAKEATTQGLTSFPATKISPFDEQLVGVEGSHTDAIRWAYNSKTKIGDVKKFDSADGYLVVKLVNINDTELMDAEDARSTVEPILMNEKKAEIIRKQMAGNTLEEVSKNAKVGIVNAIDVTGANPMVNGFQEPLVVGNALGRKANETSKLIDGRNGVYMVKTKNITKAVDLPNYLTFKQKVGTNNRQMVQSLIYSAMYQNADIEDNRHKVLQ; this is encoded by the coding sequence ATGGCAGTTTTACAGAAAATTAGAGAGAAATCGGGATTACTTATTGGCGTAATCGGATTTTGTTTACTAGCATTTATCGCTGGAGATTTATTAAGCGGAGGCATCAATTTTAATTCGCGCAATGTTGGTGAAGTAAACGGCACTGCAATTTCCGCAGTCGATTACACAAATAAAATCAACAACCTTGAACAAAGCGGTCAGGGCAAAGGTGCACAACTATACAATCAGGTATGGACTAACGAAGTACGCACTATTTTGTTTAACGATCAGTTAGAAAAAGCCGGCTTGCGTTTAGGAAAAGATCAATTGATAAATGTTATTAAAACACATCCAAGTTTTTCTCAAAACCCACAGTTCTTAAATGATGCCGGACAATTTGACATCAATAAATTCAACACCTTTTTAGCTCAAATGAAAGCCTCTGGTTCGCAACAATGGAACGCGTGGTTGGCTTACGAAGATCAGTTAGGCAATTTTGCTAAAGAGCAAATGTATATGAATATGATCAAAGGTGCAATTGTAACCACTACAGCAGAAGCTAAAATGGCTTACAAAAACGAAGCTACAAAAGTATCTTTTGATTACGTTACCGTTCCTTTCAACACTGTGAATGACGAGCAGGTAAAAGTAACCAATGAAGACATTACTGCATATATTAAAAAACACGCAAAACAATTTAAAACAACTCCTTCTCGCAAGGTAGAATATGTTTTTGTTGCAAACAAACCTTCTAAAGAAGACGAAGCACAAGCAAAACAATTAGTGGAAGATTTATTGAAACCATCGGTAATTTTTAACCAAACTACCAATAAAAATGATACTATTTCAGGATTTACAAAAGCAACAGATGTTAAAGAATTTGTTAATTTAAATTCTGATGTTCCTTTTGATTCAACTTACTACGCAAAAGAACAATTACCTGCTGAACACGCTGAAAAATTGTTCAATGCACCTATAGGATCAATTTACGGACCATACGTATTTAACGATTATTATGCCGTATCTAAAGTAATTGCTAAAAAGAATACCACAGAAACAGTTGATGCTTCGCATATTTTAATTGCATACAAAGGTGCAATGAAAGCTGATGCTACTGTTAGTTTAACAAAAGCCGAAGCAAAGGCAAAAGCCGAAGCTTTATTAAAACAAGCACAAGGCGGAGCAAATTTTGCTGCATTAGCTACAGAAAACACGAATGATTCAGGTTCTAAAGGAACAGGCGGAAAATACCCAAACATTCGAAAAGGACAAATGGTTCCAACGTTTGATCAATACATTTTTAACAACCCGGTGGGTAAATTAGGTTTGGTAGAATCTGACTTTGGTTTCCACGTTTTAAAAGTGGACAAAATCAACGAGAAAGAAGGTGTTCAGTTAGCAACTATCGCTAAAAAAATAGAACCATCTACAAAAACACAGGATCAAATTTATTCGCAAGCTAACAAGTTCTTGGAAAATGTTGAAAACGGAAAAGATTTTGCCAAAGAAGCTACCACTCAAGGTTTAACTTCTTTCCCAGCTACAAAAATCAGTCCTTTTGACGAACAATTAGTTGGTGTTGAAGGTTCGCATACCGATGCAATTCGTTGGGCATATAACAGCAAAACTAAGATAGGCGATGTAAAAAAATTCGATTCTGCCGATGGTTATTTAGTTGTAAAATTAGTAAACATCAACGATACAGAGTTAATGGACGCGGAAGATGCTCGTTCAACAGTTGAACCTATTTTAATGAACGAGAAAAAAGCAGAAATTATCCGCAAGCAAATGGCAGGTAACACTTTAGAAGAAGTTTCTAAAAATGCAAAAGTTGGAATTGTAAATGCTATTGATGTAACCGGAGCAAACCCAATGGTAAACGGTTTCCAAGAACCTTTAGTTGTTGGTAACGCCTTAGGAAGAAAAGCTAACGAAACATCTAAATTAATTGACGGACGTAACGGTGTGTATATGGTTAAAACCAAAAACATTACCAAAGCAGTTGATTTACCAAATTATTTAACTTTTAAACAGAAAGTAGGTACAAATAACCGCCAAATGGTACAAAGTTTAATTTACAGTGCAATGTATCAAAATGCCGATATTGAAGACAACCGCCACAAGGTGCTACAATAA
- a CDS encoding transporter associated domain-containing protein → MIAYSNANKIYLNLESKKNEDKNHYLKTVTEQPRLFIGSLKVGNSIFITVLSLLFFTTFLHSYETDDLWKIVVFLIALYIISKFIPQTFVKPFANEIILAAKPFIQVILKLFGNIAQFFITITEKSLYKKYPHAKDTEFNLLSTGDLGTYISQQIQASNQQEQLENEFEILKNALSFPKVKVKEIMTPRNEFEFVTETDSIETIRKQFIDTGFSKILITNDTGEHFVGYLHTYDLLQLQQPIENFIRPFVYVYDDLLIKDLLNTLTLRKKSIALVKNQENDIVGLVTLEDIIEELFGEITDEHDDTLIAKQLSETEFIFSATLEIDDIEEKFNISIPSSENYHTLGGFIFNHLKRQPKAKEIIIIKPFKIKILAATNTRIKTVSLTIL, encoded by the coding sequence ATGATCGCATATTCTAATGCAAATAAAATTTACCTGAATTTAGAATCTAAAAAAAACGAAGACAAAAACCATTACCTAAAAACAGTTACCGAGCAGCCTCGTTTATTTATTGGTTCGTTAAAAGTGGGTAACAGCATTTTTATTACTGTATTAAGCTTACTGTTTTTTACCACTTTTTTACATTCGTACGAAACAGATGATTTGTGGAAAATAGTCGTTTTCCTGATTGCTCTATACATTATCTCAAAATTTATCCCTCAAACCTTCGTTAAGCCTTTTGCCAATGAAATCATTCTGGCAGCAAAACCTTTTATTCAAGTTATACTGAAATTGTTCGGCAATATTGCACAGTTTTTTATCACGATAACCGAAAAATCGTTATACAAAAAATATCCTCACGCAAAAGATACCGAATTTAACCTGCTTAGCACCGGCGATTTAGGCACATACATTTCTCAGCAAATTCAAGCCAGCAACCAACAAGAACAGTTAGAAAACGAATTTGAAATTTTAAAAAACGCCCTGTCATTTCCCAAAGTAAAAGTAAAAGAGATTATGACGCCGCGTAATGAATTTGAGTTTGTAACCGAAACCGACAGTATTGAAACCATTCGCAAACAATTTATTGACACTGGTTTTTCTAAAATTCTCATTACAAATGATACCGGCGAGCATTTTGTAGGCTATTTGCATACATACGATTTATTGCAGTTACAACAACCCATAGAAAATTTTATTCGTCCGTTTGTGTATGTTTATGACGATTTATTGATAAAAGACCTTTTAAACACACTTACATTGCGTAAAAAATCAATTGCACTGGTTAAAAATCAAGAAAATGATATTGTGGGACTGGTTACTTTAGAAGACATTATAGAAGAGCTTTTTGGCGAAATTACCGATGAGCACGACGATACATTGATTGCTAAACAACTATCAGAAACCGAATTTATTTTTTCGGCAACATTAGAAATTGATGACATTGAAGAAAAATTTAACATATCAATTCCTTCATCAGAAAACTATCATACATTAGGCGGATTTATCTTTAACCACTTAAAACGTCAGCCAAAAGCTAAAGAAATCATCATCATAAAACCATTCAAAATAAAAATTCTGGCAGCTACAAACACTAGAATTAAAACGGTTTCATTGACTATCTTATAA
- the lptC gene encoding LPS export ABC transporter periplasmic protein LptC, with protein MKRYFAHIIALSFVLTACNNDLKDIQNLSKKQLFASGEADSINVKYTDSAKIKAEMYAVKMLDYGKAKYPFNHFPKGVKVTVYDSNKNKNYIVADQATVYNKTGMINLTGNVTITSYDGKILKTNQMYYDQKNNWFFTEHYFKVTDKNKSFFDGIGVDFDQNFKIVNAQQNRAELKEVNNESL; from the coding sequence TTGAAACGATATTTTGCCCATATTATTGCTTTATCATTTGTTTTAACGGCTTGTAACAACGATTTAAAAGACATTCAGAACTTAAGCAAAAAACAACTGTTTGCCAGCGGAGAAGCCGATTCTATTAACGTAAAGTACACCGATTCTGCCAAAATAAAGGCTGAAATGTACGCCGTTAAAATGTTAGATTACGGCAAAGCAAAATATCCGTTTAATCATTTTCCCAAAGGTGTTAAAGTAACAGTTTACGACAGCAACAAAAACAAAAATTACATTGTTGCCGACCAAGCAACTGTTTATAACAAAACAGGAATGATTAATTTAACAGGCAATGTTACAATCACATCATACGATGGTAAAATACTAAAAACCAACCAAATGTACTACGATCAAAAAAACAACTGGTTTTTTACCGAGCATTATTTTAAGGTTACCGATAAAAACAAAAGTTTTTTTGATGGAATTGGAGTAGATTTTGATCAAAATTTTAAAATTGTAAATGCACAGCAAAATCGTGCAGAATTAAAAGAAGTGAACAATGAAAGTTTATAA